A stretch of the Pirellulales bacterium genome encodes the following:
- a CDS encoding amino acid adenylation domain-containing protein translates to METFLEMCRYRANLQADQIAYTFLTDGERDELNLTYGQLDVIARRIAVRLNAAGATGGRALLLYPPGLDYIAAFFGCLYAGVTPVPLYPPDPLRMDRTLPRLQAVCNDAQAVAVLGTANSLTWVQALVTIGPSIRMILATDALPVGCEDDWTPPTITSTTLGLLQYTSGSTGTPRGVMVSHANLLYNVAKIDRGQSQGVVGVTWLPAYHDFGLIGGVLLPMYAGRQTISMSPLDFMQRPIRWLEAISRYRGTITGAPNFAFDLCSRTVLPAEIKALDLTSLAVILNGAEPVRRDTLERFTQTFAPCGFRPTAFVPCYGLAEATLGVTGGDHESLYTVGDFCATNLEENQVVANLNGKSNSRTLASCGPAIEETEVVIVDPQTLTRAASDRVGEIWVRGPGVAQGYWNRPEETRSTFAARLADSGDGPFLRTGDLGFLHAGELYVTGRLKDLIIICGRNYYPQDIERTIWACNPALKIDGGAAFSMERDGQERLVVVQEVTRPKQLDLNEIVRSIRGAILAEHDLPVEAIVLIKAGTIGKTTSGKIRRRSCRDDYLSDHLAVVTQWNASRCDNSSGGAEGREAVPPRTDTERTLLKIWVEVLRQDDLGIHDNFFDFGGHSLLATQLMSRVSAACGVTLPLRELFAHPTVAELAPVVERNYATPSAASPTKIVPADQRDDSPLSFGQQRLWFVDQLLPEVPVNNLCLSARFRGDLQTALLEKSLAEIARRHASLRTTFVDAGGLPQQRVSSLGAVPIAQFDLRELDTMNRAAEVERISSAAARQRFDLATGPLWNVTHLHLTADEHVLLLAMHHIISDGWSMGVFLRELLLIYEAFSNGQRSPLADLDIQYADFAAWQRTTCTDDALSPQFEYWRGKLEDGPAVLAMPTDRPRVALQTFHGALLPVSLPLSLSQAVEQFSREQQATLYMTLLAAFQTLLSRYTGQADISVGTAVAHRTRPEVEGLIGFFVNTLVMRGDLSGDPTFRDLLARTRQVTLEAYEHQDLPFERLVEAFAPRRVLSHSPLYQAALILQNAPLEFTGPNLTFQEVHNGTARHDLTLSLRQEAGRLVGGLEYNTDLFDQENVEHLLESFQTLLGAAVTAPDNPISKLTLVGMHDRQRLLAAAAGERIRFADDVCVHELFERKVEENPDAVALCFQEQVLTYRQLNERANRLAHRLCTMGVGPDVLVGICLNRSVELVAGMLGILKAGGAYVPLDPHYPAARLDLILRDAQLDVVVTSRELATVFAAQNTRMVFADETAGDCSASTENPQRTATANNLAYVIYTSGSTGQPKGALIEHRGVCNAVAVAARWIGPGSERRTLQFASPNFDASVLEIFATLAVGGSVYMAPEDALIPGPDLVRLLDDHRITFVILPPSVLSVLPAAPLPHLSTLVVAGEACSAKLVDRWAPGRRMINGYGPTEATVGATEGECHAGEGRAPALGRPFANVNVYLLDRHLEPVPHGMPGEIYIGGVGVARGYLNRPELTAEKFLPDRFSGRSGGRLYRTGDLARYRADGKLEFLGRIDDQVKVRGFRIELPEIEAALTAHPAIREAVVVVREQESGEKRLVAYVGTGELPAPTTTELHQFIKSHLPDYMIPSTFVALPALPVSPNGKVDRNSLPGIDRSRPVLDQCYVAPSTDVEVTLADIWAGVIGLERVGIHDNFFELGGDSLLSMQVISRAARVGLRLTPRQLFEHQTVAEQATVAVPILATAAAQEAVVGPVPLTPIQHWFFEQRLAAPEHFNQAVMLEVDDRLEPSFLQASVEHLVAHHDALRLRFVREKNGWKQSNDASDKAELYCRVDLAGVPTSEEPNAIEAVATQLQASLNLAEGPLVRVCLIDLGPARPSRLLFVIHHLAVDAFSWRILLEDLHLIYQQLSRGEAPCLNAKTTSYQRWSERLIEYAQSALVREELDYWLRLAEAPFKHLPVDRLPVQGAASSTSSHTRNGHTQSGSNGHAYKGCEENSIASARTVSASLAVDETRRLLEDVSRAYRAPLNSILLTALSQAFQKWTGEDSLLVDLEGHGREDLFDDVDLSRTVGWFTSVFPVRLCLDQTTDVRRAVSSMEAQLRDIPRRGIGFGTLKYLCQDETVTTALATLPQPEIAFNYLGQVDQLANSGGRLRTASESVGSMRSSRQHRTHLLEINGVIVGGQLRFDWTYCEGLHQRETVERVIGAFLDALRNMIVDCASVASLREAALSRYVAPRNALEAELTDICQETLGLSPLGVEDNLVGLGDGQQSAHQCLAKFTARNDIVLLPSEMATATTIATMAAVVRAAAARHRGSPLVAIRRTGYRPPLFCVHPAGGSAFPYYALAHHLGADQPVYALESRGLARHEAFHETVEAMARDYIQAIRTIQPEGPYYLAGWSFGGLVAYEMARQLAHVREQVPLVVLIDSQAAQDNSQEEGDDAFAALMSMFPSVEQMLPDQIRALSRSEKLVLFGRQIEGAGLVQPGADRWEIERHYEVFEANCRAWLAFRPQSYQGPVALLKAEERPRDEVPTAASSWENHVTEDLRSRTVPGDHLTMMREPHVRTLAQRLRRQLARASKQFEIDGAPAMTPLSAKEARGIDPDLTMQS, encoded by the coding sequence GTGGAAACGTTTCTGGAAATGTGCCGCTACCGGGCAAACCTCCAAGCGGATCAGATCGCTTATACGTTCCTGACTGACGGCGAACGAGACGAGCTCAATCTCACTTACGGTCAGTTGGACGTGATCGCGCGCCGCATCGCGGTGCGATTGAATGCCGCGGGCGCCACCGGCGGCCGGGCCTTGTTGTTGTATCCGCCAGGGCTTGACTACATTGCCGCATTCTTTGGTTGCTTATACGCCGGCGTGACACCGGTACCGCTCTATCCGCCTGATCCATTGCGCATGGATCGCACGCTTCCCCGGCTGCAGGCCGTGTGCAACGACGCACAGGCCGTTGCGGTGCTCGGCACGGCGAACAGTCTGACTTGGGTCCAGGCACTCGTGACGATCGGTCCCTCGATTCGCATGATATTGGCCACCGACGCACTCCCTGTCGGGTGCGAAGACGATTGGACGCCGCCGACGATTACCTCTACGACACTGGGGTTATTGCAATACACCTCCGGCTCAACCGGTACGCCGCGCGGTGTGATGGTGAGCCACGCCAACCTGCTCTACAACGTGGCGAAGATCGACCGCGGCCAGAGCCAAGGCGTCGTTGGCGTTACTTGGCTGCCCGCCTACCACGACTTTGGTTTGATCGGTGGCGTGCTCCTGCCGATGTATGCTGGCCGACAGACGATTTCCATGTCGCCGCTAGACTTCATGCAACGGCCCATTCGGTGGCTCGAGGCGATTTCCCGCTATCGTGGCACAATCACCGGCGCCCCGAATTTTGCCTTCGATCTTTGCTCGCGAACGGTACTGCCCGCGGAGATCAAAGCCCTCGATCTGACCAGCCTGGCAGTCATCCTCAATGGCGCCGAGCCGGTTCGTCGCGACACGTTGGAGCGATTCACTCAGACCTTCGCCCCCTGTGGCTTTCGCCCGACGGCGTTCGTTCCCTGTTACGGGCTGGCCGAAGCCACCTTGGGCGTCACTGGCGGAGACCACGAAAGTCTCTACACCGTCGGTGACTTTTGTGCAACGAATCTGGAGGAGAATCAGGTCGTTGCCAATTTGAATGGGAAATCGAATTCACGAACCCTGGCAAGCTGTGGTCCCGCGATCGAGGAAACCGAGGTCGTGATCGTCGATCCGCAAACGCTCACGCGCGCCGCATCCGATCGCGTAGGAGAAATCTGGGTACGCGGCCCCGGCGTGGCGCAGGGCTATTGGAATCGTCCCGAGGAGACGCGGAGCACGTTCGCGGCTCGCCTGGCGGACTCCGGTGATGGTCCGTTTTTGCGCACCGGCGACTTGGGGTTCTTGCATGCCGGCGAGCTGTATGTCACCGGCCGACTCAAGGACCTGATTATCATCTGTGGCCGGAACTATTATCCGCAAGACATCGAGCGCACCATTTGGGCCTGCAACCCGGCCTTAAAGATCGATGGCGGGGCGGCGTTCTCGATGGAACGCGACGGTCAAGAACGGCTCGTCGTCGTGCAGGAAGTCACCCGTCCCAAGCAACTCGATCTCAACGAGATCGTAAGGTCGATACGTGGCGCAATACTCGCTGAGCACGACCTGCCAGTCGAAGCCATCGTGCTGATCAAGGCCGGCACCATCGGTAAAACGACCAGCGGCAAGATCCGCCGCCGATCCTGCCGCGATGATTATCTGAGTGACCATCTGGCGGTCGTGACACAATGGAACGCCAGCCGGTGCGACAATAGCAGCGGCGGAGCCGAGGGGCGAGAAGCAGTCCCCCCACGCACCGATACCGAGCGAACGCTGCTGAAGATCTGGGTCGAAGTGCTTCGCCAGGACGACCTGGGAATCCACGACAACTTCTTCGATTTCGGTGGCCATTCACTGCTGGCGACGCAACTCATGTCGCGCGTCTCGGCGGCTTGCGGCGTCACTCTGCCGCTGCGCGAGTTGTTTGCTCATCCCACGGTCGCCGAGTTGGCCCCTGTCGTTGAACGGAACTACGCCACCCCTTCCGCGGCAAGCCCTACGAAGATCGTCCCTGCCGATCAGCGGGACGATTCGCCGCTCTCGTTTGGGCAGCAGCGGTTGTGGTTTGTCGACCAATTGCTGCCGGAAGTACCGGTAAACAACCTCTGTCTTTCAGCGCGCTTCCGCGGCGACCTGCAGACGGCGCTGCTGGAAAAGAGCCTTGCGGAAATTGCTCGCCGCCATGCATCGCTTCGCACGACGTTTGTGGATGCGGGCGGACTGCCGCAGCAACGCGTAAGCTCGTTGGGCGCCGTTCCGATCGCGCAATTTGATTTACGCGAACTCGACACGATGAATCGCGCTGCCGAGGTCGAGCGCATCTCATCGGCCGCGGCGCGGCAACGCTTCGACCTGGCGACCGGCCCGCTGTGGAACGTGACGCACCTGCATTTGACGGCAGACGAGCACGTGCTGCTGTTGGCGATGCACCACATCATCTCCGATGGCTGGTCGATGGGTGTTTTTCTCCGCGAACTTCTATTGATCTATGAGGCCTTTTCCAACGGTCAACGATCACCACTGGCGGACCTCGATATTCAATACGCCGATTTCGCCGCCTGGCAGCGGACAACATGCACCGACGATGCGCTTAGCCCGCAGTTCGAATACTGGCGAGGCAAGCTGGAAGACGGGCCTGCAGTGCTCGCGATGCCGACTGATCGACCGCGTGTGGCGCTGCAGACGTTTCACGGCGCGCTCCTTCCCGTGAGCCTACCGCTCTCCCTGTCGCAAGCGGTGGAGCAGTTTAGCCGTGAGCAGCAGGCGACGCTGTATATGACGCTGCTCGCGGCGTTTCAGACGCTTCTCTCGCGCTATACGGGCCAAGCCGACATCAGCGTGGGCACGGCCGTTGCCCATCGAACCCGACCAGAGGTGGAAGGGCTGATCGGCTTTTTCGTCAACACTCTTGTGATGCGCGGCGACCTGTCAGGCGATCCGACGTTCCGCGACCTGCTAGCACGGACACGACAGGTCACCCTGGAAGCGTACGAGCATCAGGACCTTCCGTTCGAGCGATTGGTCGAGGCGTTTGCGCCGCGGCGGGTACTGAGCCACTCACCGCTCTACCAGGCGGCACTCATCCTGCAGAACGCGCCGCTCGAATTCACCGGACCGAACTTGACCTTCCAAGAAGTTCACAATGGCACAGCGCGGCATGACCTTACCCTCTCGCTCAGGCAAGAGGCCGGCCGACTCGTTGGTGGGCTGGAATATAATACGGATCTATTTGATCAGGAGAACGTCGAACACCTGCTCGAATCCTTCCAAACGCTGTTGGGCGCCGCGGTCACCGCACCGGACAATCCGATCTCGAAGCTCACGCTGGTAGGTATGCATGACCGCCAACGTCTGCTCGCCGCGGCAGCAGGCGAACGGATCCGATTTGCCGACGACGTGTGCGTTCATGAATTGTTCGAGCGCAAGGTGGAAGAAAACCCCGATGCCGTCGCCCTTTGTTTCCAAGAGCAGGTGCTCACTTACCGTCAGCTCAACGAGCGGGCCAACAGATTGGCGCATCGCCTCTGCACGATGGGTGTCGGCCCCGACGTCTTGGTCGGCATCTGCCTCAATCGATCGGTCGAGCTAGTGGCCGGCATGCTGGGTATTCTCAAAGCGGGGGGCGCCTATGTGCCGCTCGATCCACATTACCCCGCCGCGCGGCTCGACCTGATCCTCCGCGACGCACAGCTCGACGTAGTCGTCACCTCCCGTGAACTCGCCACGGTTTTCGCCGCGCAAAATACCCGGATGGTGTTCGCCGACGAAACGGCAGGCGATTGCTCCGCGTCGACCGAGAATCCCCAACGGACGGCCACTGCCAATAATCTGGCCTATGTGATTTACACTTCCGGATCCACCGGGCAGCCCAAGGGTGCACTCATCGAGCACCGTGGCGTGTGCAATGCCGTGGCCGTGGCCGCACGATGGATCGGTCCTGGCAGCGAACGTCGAACATTGCAATTCGCTTCGCCCAACTTCGACGCCTCGGTCCTGGAGATCTTTGCCACGTTAGCCGTGGGTGGATCGGTATACATGGCGCCCGAGGACGCGTTGATACCAGGACCTGATCTAGTCCGGTTGCTCGACGATCATCGCATCACGTTTGTCATCCTGCCACCGTCGGTCTTGTCGGTATTGCCTGCCGCCCCTCTGCCACATTTGAGCACGTTGGTCGTCGCCGGCGAGGCCTGCTCAGCGAAATTGGTCGATCGTTGGGCGCCGGGCCGGAGAATGATCAACGGTTACGGCCCCACCGAAGCAACGGTAGGCGCAACCGAAGGGGAATGCCATGCGGGCGAGGGACGCGCGCCCGCCCTGGGCCGCCCCTTCGCCAACGTCAATGTGTACTTGCTTGATCGGCACCTCGAACCAGTGCCGCATGGCATGCCCGGCGAGATCTATATCGGCGGTGTCGGCGTGGCGCGTGGCTACCTGAATCGCCCCGAGCTGACGGCTGAAAAGTTCTTGCCCGATCGTTTCAGCGGTCGATCCGGCGGACGTCTGTACCGCACGGGCGACCTGGCTCGCTACCGGGCTGACGGCAAGCTGGAATTCCTGGGGCGAATCGACGATCAAGTCAAGGTTCGCGGTTTCCGCATCGAGTTGCCAGAAATTGAAGCGGCGCTGACCGCGCACCCCGCAATCCGCGAAGCAGTCGTTGTCGTGCGCGAACAGGAATCGGGCGAAAAGCGGCTGGTGGCCTACGTCGGCACAGGCGAACTTCCGGCGCCCACGACCACGGAACTGCATCAGTTCATCAAGTCGCATCTTCCCGACTATATGATCCCGTCCACTTTCGTCGCGCTGCCGGCTCTGCCGGTAAGCCCCAACGGTAAGGTCGATCGGAATAGCTTGCCCGGGATCGATCGCAGCCGTCCCGTGCTCGACCAATGCTACGTAGCCCCGAGTACCGACGTCGAAGTGACCCTGGCCGATATTTGGGCCGGCGTGATCGGTTTGGAGCGGGTCGGAATTCACGACAATTTCTTCGAACTTGGCGGCGACTCACTCCTGAGTATGCAAGTCATCTCGCGCGCCGCACGCGTCGGATTGCGCCTGACGCCACGCCAGTTATTCGAGCATCAAACCGTTGCCGAGCAGGCGACCGTGGCCGTGCCGATCCTTGCCACCGCAGCAGCACAGGAAGCTGTTGTGGGGCCGGTCCCGTTAACCCCCATTCAGCATTGGTTCTTCGAACAACGACTCGCCGCGCCTGAGCACTTCAACCAGGCGGTCATGCTCGAAGTCGACGATCGCCTGGAACCCTCCTTTCTGCAGGCCTCGGTGGAGCATCTCGTCGCGCACCACGACGCTCTGCGTCTGCGCTTTGTTCGCGAGAAGAATGGTTGGAAACAATCCAATGACGCCAGCGATAAGGCCGAGCTCTACTGCCGCGTGGATCTTGCCGGAGTTCCGACCAGCGAGGAGCCGAACGCGATCGAAGCCGTTGCCACGCAGTTGCAAGCGAGCTTGAACCTGGCCGAGGGACCGCTCGTGCGTGTGTGCCTGATCGACCTTGGTCCGGCACGCCCGAGTCGATTGCTATTCGTCATTCATCACTTGGCGGTGGATGCCTTCTCGTGGCGCATCCTACTCGAGGATTTGCATCTGATCTATCAGCAGCTCAGCCGCGGCGAGGCGCCCTGCTTGAACGCCAAGACGACCTCGTATCAGCGATGGTCGGAGCGGTTGATCGAGTACGCTCAGTCGGCACTGGTTCGCGAGGAGCTCGACTATTGGCTCCGGCTGGCGGAAGCTCCGTTTAAGCACCTCCCCGTCGATCGCCTGCCGGTCCAAGGCGCCGCTTCGTCCACTTCCTCGCACACGAGAAATGGCCACACACAATCCGGTAGCAATGGTCATGCTTACAAGGGATGCGAGGAGAATTCGATCGCTTCCGCCCGTACTGTATCGGCGTCACTCGCGGTGGACGAAACGCGACGGCTCCTGGAAGATGTTTCTCGCGCGTACCGCGCGCCCTTGAATAGCATCCTGCTGACGGCCCTGTCCCAAGCGTTCCAGAAGTGGACCGGCGAAGATTCGTTACTGGTCGATCTGGAAGGGCACGGCCGCGAGGACCTGTTCGACGACGTCGATCTGTCGCGTACCGTTGGCTGGTTCACAAGTGTCTTCCCGGTTCGACTCTGCCTTGATCAAACAACCGACGTCCGCCGCGCTGTGAGCTCTATGGAAGCGCAGCTGCGGGACATTCCTCGCCGTGGTATCGGATTCGGAACGCTCAAGTACTTGTGCCAGGACGAAACCGTGACCACTGCGCTCGCGACACTGCCGCAACCCGAGATCGCCTTCAACTATCTCGGCCAGGTCGACCAGCTTGCGAATTCCGGCGGACGGCTGCGCACGGCAAGCGAGTCGGTCGGCTCGATGCGCTCGTCGCGGCAGCATCGCACGCATTTGCTGGAAATTAATGGCGTGATCGTGGGGGGCCAATTGCGCTTTGACTGGACCTACTGCGAAGGGTTACATCAACGCGAGACGGTCGAACGCGTGATAGGCGCCTTCCTCGACGCCCTCCGCAACATGATTGTCGACTGCGCGTCCGTCGCATCGCTGCGAGAAGCGGCCCTCTCCCGGTATGTCGCGCCCCGCAATGCCTTGGAAGCAGAGCTCACCGATATTTGCCAGGAAACGTTGGGACTCAGCCCGCTGGGTGTCGAAGACAATCTCGTCGGACTGGGAGACGGCCAGCAGTCGGCCCACCAATGTCTGGCAAAATTCACCGCGAGAAACGACATCGTCCTTCTGCCGAGCGAGATGGCCACGGCCACCACGATCGCGACGATGGCGGCGGTGGTGCGCGCGGCTGCGGCACGGCATCGTGGTTCGCCGCTCGTGGCGATTCGCCGAACCGGCTATCGCCCGCCGCTATTCTGCGTTCATCCGGCCGGCGGCAGCGCTTTTCCGTACTACGCCTTGGCGCATCACTTGGGCGCGGATCAGCCGGTTTACGCGCTCGAGTCGCGCGGCCTGGCTCGCCATGAAGCCTTTCACGAGACGGTCGAAGCGATGGCCCGCGATTACATTCAGGCAATCCGGACGATCCAACCCGAGGGCCCCTATTACCTGGCAGGCTGGTCCTTTGGCGGGCTCGTGGCGTACGAAATGGCGCGGCAATTGGCCCATGTTCGCGAGCAGGTGCCGCTAGTGGTGCTGATTGACTCGCAGGCGGCGCAGGACAATTCGCAAGAGGAAGGCGATGACGCCTTTGCCGCGTTGATGTCGATGTTTCCTTCCGTCGAGCAAATGCTGCCGGACCAAATTCGGGCACTCTCCCGCTCCGAGAAGCTAGTTCTTTTTGGCCGCCAGATCGAGGGAGCCGGCCTAGTTCAACCGGGTGCGGATCGCTGGGAAATCGAGCGGCACTACGAAGTGTTCGAAGCGAATTGCCGCGCCTGGCTGGCGTTTCGTCCGCAATCCTACCAGGGGCCCGTCGCTCTGTTGAAAGCCGAAGAGCGGCCCCGCGACGAGGTCCCGACAGCAGCATCCTCTTGGGAAAATCATGTGACCGAAGACCTGCGCAGCCGCACGGTTCCCGGCGACCATCTGACGATGATGCGTGAACCACACGTGCGAACCTTGGCACAACGGTTGCGTCGCCAGCTGGCGCGGGCCAGCAAGCAGTTCGAAATTGATGGCGCGCCGGCGATGACGCCGCTGTCCGCCAAAGAAGCCCGCGGAATCGATCCGGATCTGACGATGCAGTCGTGA